ATACCGAGATAATTGTTTAGATTGGTATTAGTGCTTCCGCCTCCCGATCCCGGCAAAATAGTGTCCTGGGGTTCGGCACTAAAATTGGCTTCGTTCCATTCTCCATTGCTAAACCAACGCAATCCTGTAGCACTTGCGTTTTCGGGAACCGGAAATGCAAATACGAAATTTTCGTCGTTTAAAAATTCATTTCTGAACTCCTGTGTTGCCACTGTAATGGCAATTTGGTTATACACTTCAACCTGTACATTTGAACTTATCAAATGCAAATATTTTGCAGAATCGGCATCAACTACACAAACACCATTTGCCCAAAGGGCCATGTTGTTGATTAACATGGCAATAATTAAAGATAGCTTTTTCATGTTTTTGACATTTAAGAGTAATTAACAGATTTTTCAAATTATCTTTATAATTCTCTTAACGTATCTGTTTCCAAAGCGGTTGCCTGATATTGGGTAAATAGCAAAAAATATAAATAAAAAAGGCCGCCCAAAGATTTTGGACAGCCTCTTTTACTTTACTTGTTAAAAACTAATTCAAAAAAGCATTGTTAATGCTCGAAAAATCGCCTGTACCCTTCCAGTCAATTGCTTCCCCTTTTTCATTAAATGACCATGTAAAAAGAGCCTTTACACTAAAGGGTTTGCCGGTTGAGGTAATAATTCCGTCGTGTTGAACAGCATTCAAAACTTTACCGTTTTCTTCTCTGTAATTGCTCGCCTCGAAAAATGTAGTCTGGCTGGTAGCTCCAAGTCCCTGAAAGAATTGAACAACGCCATCCTTACCATGAAAAGTGCCTCCAAATGGAGCTACTTTAGGGTCAGCACCATTATAAAATGTAACATCGTCTGCTAATTTTTCAAGAATACCGGGTACATCGCCTTGCATAAAACAAGCATAAATTTCTTGTACGGTTTTAAGGTTGTCGGACATCGCTAATTTGATTTAGAAGGTATTTAAAATTAAAAAGTAGAACTGCTGATTTTACAATCGGAACTCATTTGTCGCTGATTGATTTTGCCTATAAATTACCATAGACTAACCCATTACTCCCAATTGAAGCATAAGCGATCCTGAGTCCTGATAATTGTGAATAGATTTGACTTTGCCATTTTCCCAAACTTGCACTTCGCAAACTGTCAGATTTATAGATTTTCCCGTAGACGGAATAATGCCGTTCGGAGTATGCAAATTGCCGGTATGTGTAGCCGTAGCGTTAAATTCCACAACAACATTATTGCCATTTGAAAATACATTCTTGTGATGAATACGCATGTCGGGAAATGCCCCTTTAAAACCCTGCATAAACTGTATAAATTCATTTTTGCCTCTAAAAGTGGCACCCAAAGAATATACTTCTATTACCGCATCATCGGCAACCATAGAAACCGTTTTTTCAAAGTCGTTGTTAGAAAATGATTCGTGAATGTCGTAAACCAGTTGTTCAATTGAATTATTCATAAAATTATGTTTTTGAAAATTCAACAAGGCTGCCACAAATATAAGATAAGACGGTCGTGTTTTTTCTTCTATATTATAGATATTTAAGCGACATTGACCAAATCTGTTGGCATAAACCCGTCTGCGAATTGAGTATTAAAAATTGAATCGGGCGATTTTCGTACCAATTTAATAACTGTTTTGACCGTAAAACGCGTATTACAGAGTATTTTGAGGTCTAAAATGCTAAAGTTAGGGTTATTGTATTTAACCTGATATTGTGCCTGCAAAATTTTAGCCGTCAAGGTAGCGGTAAAGCATAGATTAACAAAATTGGTCAGATTTTTCGAGGTGTAGTTTTTGAAATCGGATAGTCCGAAAAATTGTTTGGCATCCCGAAAGTCAAACTCAATCTGAAAACGCAAACTATAATAATCTATCATAGTTTGCCAGTCGAGGTTAGGGTCGGTGGTGCAAAATTTAGAGAAGGCTACTTTTTGGGTTTTCAAATTGGTTATTTTTACTATCCCCACATTTAACAGGTTTTTGCTTAAGGATTTGTTGTAACAGGGCAGTTGCCATATCTGAGTAAGGAGACCATTTTCGGTTTTGGTGTCTTTCAGTTCTTGGTTATCAAGGTTGTTCAAATCTACTTTTTCTCCGTATTTTTGGGTCTTCCCCGATGTTTTGGGGCTACTGGGTCTGAGTAGGCATAGACGAGGGCGGCATTTACAGGCAAACGGGTAATCAGGTGAAGTCCGGTCTTTGTTACCGCAGAGAAATAATCTGCCGAGGCATAAGCACAGTCTGCTACCATATAGGTCAGGTTGATGCCCGGTAAGCACGAAAGCAACTTGTTTAACAAGGCGGTGAATGCCCGAAAGGATGCCGTAGGATTGGGCTGCTTGGGTCGGTTTTGCTGCCTTGCTTCCTGCCACGAACCAAACATCTGCCTTCGGCACTGCGCCGCTTGCCAGCTAATGCCTTCTTTTTCTGTTCCGCTATCCGCTTCCTGTCCCCCTCTGTCTGTACGACTTGCTCTACCACCATCGGATATGATTTCCGTTTCCCCACAGCTATCAGAGAAGCACAAAAAAACAAATCCCGAATATGGGGCATTTCTGAATGCTGCTCCAAAACTTCGACAAACCATAGGTCTTGTCCCGACTTTTCCCTTCTACCACTTCGTCTATGGCTATAATATAATTCTCCTCCGGTTGATACACCCACTTCAAAAACAACTTCATACGAATGCGCTCCCACAGGTAGTCCTCTGACATAAAACGAAACCAAGTGCGAACAGAGTAGTTACTATAGCGGCATAAACTCCGTACACTTACTCCATATCGAATACACATAAAACAGTACAGAAAATCCCTTAATTGTAATATCTTTGCTACTGACAGGATGTCTTTATATAACTCTAAAGGCAGAATGTTGGGAGGCATATACTTTGATTTTGGGTTTGCAATTCGCAAAATTACAAAGATATCGCCTCCCTTCTTTTTTTTAATGTGTGGCAGCCATGTTGAAAATTGTTAAAGAAAATTTCTCAGATGACTAAGATGATTGTCTGTTCAATTCGGGGTGAAAGCAGCTTCAAGACTACTTACATCAACAATGGCTTTGTGTTCCGTTACTAAACCGGCATCGTTCAATGTCCACCGCATTTCTCCTGTACTTTCATACGCTTTACCGGTGGTTAAAACTTTACCCTTAATATGAATGGAGGCAATCACGGTATTGCTTTCTTCTCCCACTATGCTTGGCACAAATTCTATCAATTGAACAACTGTGGGTATCACACCGAAAAATTTCTCCTTAATTTCTTCTGCACCCCTGAAAGTGCCTGCAAAAGGAATAATATCAGGATTGCCCGGGTGTATCCATACACAATCCGGGGCAAAAGTTGCAAGAATAGCAGGTATATCGCCCCGGCCAAAAGCAGCATAGTTATCCATAACCGTTTTGGCGTTTTTGCTTTGACTAAATATGGAGGTAGTAAGAATCAAAAAGAAAACAAAAGAAAGGAAAGGTTTCATGATTTGTAATGTTAAAGTGGTTGGAAATTCAACAAGCTTTGCTTTACAATTAATTTGTACTCATTTCAGTCAATATGGCATTACCTTTTAATTGGTTGACCATGGAAGCCGTATCCATTTCAACCCAGGATTCGCTGATTTTACCTTCGCTGTTAAATTTGTATGCCCCCATAACCGATAGTTTCATTTTATTGCCCGTAGCAGGTTGGCCCATAAACATGCCGGTATTAGTGCCGGTTGCAAATCCTTTGCAGCTAATAATATTGTCAGAAAATGAAAGCACTTCTAAATTGCGTTTGATATCGGGAAACGCAGCTTTAAAACCTGCAACTCGCATTTTTAACTCGTTGTTACCAGAAGTTACACCGCAAAAATGATGTTTGGCATCAGGGGTAAAATAGGAGACTAATTGTTCAACATCTGCGGTATCCGAAGCATCCATAATGCCTTTTACAATAGCTTCGGCAGCAGCACGCGGGTCAATGCCTGCCATCAATTGTGATTCAAACGATTTATTGTCAAACATTGCCATTATGGATTTTATTTTACCTTCTTCATTCAGTTCAAAAAGGGAAATAAATGGTAGCACCACTTTATTGCCGGTAGCCGGATTGCCCATCATAGAACCGGTATTTGTTCCAATAAAAGCACCTTTTACAGCTACTTTATTTTCATCGGCAATAAAATCAGACAATTCATGATGCCCATCGGGAAAACCTGTTTTAATAGCAACAACTATTTCTGCCCAACCATTTTTATCAAGTGGAACAGGCGACAGTGCCGGCATAAATTCAAAATCATGACTGAAATTATCAGCAAAATTGACATTTGCAGAATCAATTGCTGCAAAATAATCTGAAACAACAGAAAATCCATTTTTCATTTTTTATTAATTTTTTGGTTTGAAAGTTTATTTTTGTGAAGTTTTGCTAATTATACGAGCCGGTATTATTTTTGGATTACGAACCCCAAAAAAAATAAAACAGCCCTTTAGGTCTTAAAACTCAACAGCATCCGGGAGGAGATTGACCATGAACCCCGCTATTTATACAGCAACACATGAAGACGAGTTAATAAACCGGCTTAAAGAGCGGGACGAACCGGCTTTTGCTGAACTTTACGACCATTATTCGGGAATACTGTTTGGTTTAATAGTTCGAATAGTACAAGACTATGTTGATGCTGAAAACCTTTTACAAGATAGTTTTGTAAAAATTTGGCTGAACATCGAAAGATATGATCCTGAAAAGGGGTGCTTTGCCACCTGGTTGATAAACGTGGCCCGCAATACGGCGATAGATTTTACCCGATCAAAATATTATTCTTATAAAAAAATAAACCAGAATCTGGAAAAAATCGTTTCTAATGATTTAGTTCCTAAAACGAAAGGGATTGAGATAGAAACTATCGGCTTGCCCGACCACTTAGAAAAATTATCACCTCAGGCAAAAGATATTATCCAATGGATGTACTTTGAAGGATATACGCAACAAGAAATATCGGACATCAAAGGAATACCTCTTGGCACGGTCAAATCCAGAACGCGGCTTGCATTGAAAGAATTGAGAGAAATTTATGTATAATTTAAAACACCACCCAATTGAAAAATAAGTTTGACATCTCAAAACAAGAATTAGAAAAGTTACTCGCTTTCGATGGTCATCCAACTGATATAAGTGAGGCGGAGGCTGCGGAAAAAGCATTGCTTGGTTTAGCTGCCGGGTATGAACTGATACCGCCCTTACCACTAAAAAACAAAGTTTTAGATAAACTTCGTCAACTTAAACAACAAACCAACGCACGCACAACCTTAGATATCAATAACCTCCCCTTACTTAGTGCCACTTCAAACTGGTTAGATTGGAAAGAGTTGGTTAAAGACATCAACCCTCCCGATGATTTTGAAGATTTATACCTGCATACGCTCGAATTAAACAACACGCGCGAACTTTCTGTAGTTTGGGTGCGTGAGTATGTGCCTGAAGAAGTTCATGAAGATTTACTCGAAAGTTTTTTGATATTGGAAGGAGGTTGCGAATGTGAAATTACCAACTCTGAAGGCGACACCCGCACCGTTCGCCTTTCTGAAGGTGATTTTATTACTATGCAAATTGGTGAAACTCACAATATTAGAATTACCTCTCAGCAACCTACCAAAGCCATATTACAATGGCTGAAAGTTGCTTAAGCCTTTTGTCCCTGTCAAAAATGCTTTCGTTTACTACTTAACCATCCAAACAAAGGGGTATTTCGGTTTTTATTAGGCTGTTTTGCATTCGCAACATTCCTTTGTTTGTACCACTTAATCAAATGACAATATTGATGAGATGGGGTAAAAGCCTCCACTAAGTGGCAGGCTAAAATTCCTTTTTTAACGAAGTAATGGAACTGCCTGTTAAGCCCGCCGCGCTATTGGCTGTGATTGTACAGCCATTGATATTCAGCGATAACATCGGCAATAAAATGCTGGCAGTTTTTAAAAAACAGATTGTAATATCTGTATCTTTTTTGTGTGCGGACAACGGCTTCCTGCATAGTGCCTGCATCGTAGTAAGTAGTAAAGCATCGTTCAGGCGTGCCGGATTTGATAACCCCTGTTTCACGAATCAAGGACGCTTTAAAGAGACCGAAAAAATTCTGATTTTTGGGGTAAAAACCGATACAATCTCCATCACCGGTTTTGATGCAGACATGCCAAAAGTCTATTAAGGGAATTTTCGGAAACTTAATATTCAACACATTGATTTTGCTGATACAGATTTCGACCATCTGATTTGTTGATTGTTGATTGACCGTATCATACGCAATAACGGCCGGCTCTAAAGCAATGCTATCGGGCAGCAATGCTGCCTTGTGTCCGGCAAAGAGCGGCTGAACGTATATTGTTAACAGTTGCAGATAAATTAGAACAGTACGTGTCATTCTGCTATAATATTAGCTTAAAGGGTTGTTTATTTTTAAAAACTTTATTTCCAAAGCCAGTAGTATTCATCGGCAGTTAAATTGTTTTTATCCGGTACAAAAAACTTTTATTGTCTGTGTTTCGTTAAACAAATATAAAAACTTCCTTCCCGCTAAACGCTAATTACGGAACATGATTCGATTTGCCACACGCGAGTGGACAAAAGAAGATGTAGATATTTTATTAGATACCACCATTGACGGAGGGTGCAGGTTGGTGGTACATAACGATGAGGTCAACACTTTTGACTGGGTAATCAAAGCCTTGATAGAAATTTGCAGACATACACAGGAACAGGCAGAGCAATGCACCCTCATCATTCACTTTAAAGGCAGATGTGTGGTTAAAGAAGGTTCGGAAGATGAATTAAAGCCTATGCGTGAAGCCATAGTCGAGAGAGGCATCGGAGCAACTATAGAATACGACTAAGTAAAATAATGATCCGCCTGTTTACGGATTCTTTTATTGTTTTTTTTCTTGTTTTTTAAGTTCCCGTTCTTGTTTTCTTAATTCTTTCAGTTTGGCCAGGTCTCCGATATATTGATGATAGAGTTGTTTTGCTTTTTCGTCTTCCAGCAACCGGCTTTGTCTGAACTGTTGCAGGTCTTTCAAAAAAACATCCGTATCAAACACGATATCTTGTGTATAGATGGCCGAGTCAGAGTTGGCAGATTGGTTTTTCCCTGTCCACTTGAATGCTCCTTTATTGTAATTGTTTAGCACAAATCCATCTGCGAGCTGAAGCATAACGACAGTGCCGTCAATGGCAGCCCAACCATTTCGTTTTATGGAGAATTTCGATTTTGCGGGGTAAACCGACCCTTTTTTCATATCGCTTTTCCATTGTTTGAACAGCAGGTCGAGTTCATAGCGGTAGCTTCCCTGTTGCGCATCGTATCGGATAGGATTGATGGCGGAATGCCAGGCAATGAACCAATGCGGGCGGTCGAGCGTAATGCTGATGGATTTAAAAGCCAGGGCTGCCGTTGGATAGTAGTTGTTGCCAACCCCATGAATATAGTTTTCGGTAGATAGAGGGAGTTGTAACTCGGCGTGCTTGTCCCAGTTATAAACACGGTGGCTGCTTTGTTCGGAAACAAAAAGGTGGTGTCCGGAGCCGGAAAAAATGAGGTAAGAAATACTGATGCTGTACTCAAATTTGTCGCTCAACATGCTACATTCGATAGACTGACAACGCACCAAAAAAGCAGCATCAATGGTAAAACGTATTTGTGCGGTTGCGGGAATATAATATCCTTCGGTAACCGACAGCCTGAACATCTGCAACTTGTCAGCCCGTCTTTCTGATAAGATATCAAACCCGTTGATCACTACGGTATGTTGGTCGGCAATTTGAAATTCTTTTCGGGCATCTACCAATACCTCGAAGGAGGAGGTGTGCATATCGCCTAAATTTCCGGAAAAGCGGATTGTTTTTTTACCGGATTGAATTGAAATTCCATTAGCAGCCAAAAAGGAGTAATAGCCGTTGAACGTGCCGACATCGGGACCTAACCCTGTGGCTGAAGTATGGCTTAATGTGGCTGAAAAAGGAAACCCGTTAAAGATGGCCGGATTGTCAATATAGCTTCCAAGGCGATTTAACCGGTGGTTGTAGCTCCATTCGTGGGTAAATCCCCGCCAAAGAATAGCTGCATCGGAATAGAGGGAATCTTTAGGCATTTGAGCAAAAATAATTTGACCAAAAAGCATACATAAAAAGGAGATTACCCATATCATTCGCCTTTGTTTTGAAAGGGTAAAAGAAATCATGTAGTTTAATTTCAGCTTCATCTTATTCATTTTTTAATCTAAATACACTTGTGCCGGACAGCCGCAACTACCGGAGTCTGTATAAACGCATATCCGGTTAAAATCTTTTAGAAGATTGGTAAAACCCAAGTGGTCATTTGGTCATATTGTACCTTTTTGTTTCCTGAATGAGCGGTTAAAGTGAACTTCAACAGCATGATGAAGTTGAAAATTTTGGGAAGCCATTCATTTTTTTCGTTTTTTTTGACAATTAAATTAGTTTTGAACAGCTATTCCTGCTAAAATCAATATTTTAGATTCTAAATTTCGATTTATTGAATTGGAAACTTTGATTACCTTTAATCGTTAAATCTTTTGACTATGCAAAATATTAACCATGATGAACTGGGCATCTATTCAAGTGCGCCAAAATCCAGTGTTCACTTTGTAGAGCGGTTGACCAAAGCATTTTATTACCTGTTTTTACACCCACGGGCAGTTATTGCCGGCGATATTTTATGGGTATTAGTCGGTATAGGGTCGGTTACCTGGTTTTTCCGCAATTCGGGTAATATTTGGTTATCCGTTATTCTTTGTATTGCACTGCTCGGGATTTCATTGGCCTATTCCAATATTTTGCCCCGAATCTATACCTGGTTCACTACCCTGTTTTTTGGCAAACCGGTATTCGGTAAATTGGGAGGATTAGACAGAGTTACCTTTTTTACCATCCTAAAATCAAGCCCTAAAATACGGATTGATTTGAAAGAATCAGAAAAAGAAATCGCCAAAAAATTCTGTGAATTGGACAATGATCTGACGGAAGGTCTGTTTAGGGAGCGATACTATGCCCTTTACGGAGAACAGGCTTCCAGGGAGGGAACAGATATGGAAGCACAATGGAAAAATCTTTGGGAAAACAAATTGTTAATGGTCGGTACCGGAAAAGCGACCTTCCAAAATGTCAGAAATACAGAGAACCTCGGATTTAGGGTCATGCCCTTAAAGCTGCAAAATGCCACTATGTTAATCAGCCCGTTTATCAAATTTTTTCAATTGTTTGGCATCGTTCTCATAGTCGCCTATTTAGCCGAATGGATGTCGTTGTTGACCGCCATCCAAATCATGGTCGCTCTCAACCTCATCTTGTCTATATTTTGGTATTTGCTATACTCCTACAATATGTCGGATATCGCCCTGATTGTGCCTGATGAAACTGTCCTTTCTAAGGATTTATATCAAAAACATGCCGACAAAATTTCGGGGCTTCAAAACAAATCTATCAAACCAATAAATATAACCATCGAAAACAGTTTTTTCACCGATATACGCACCCATCAACTGAGGTTTATCGGTGCTTTTACCCTTCTAAACAGTTTATATATTCTGGGAATGTTGCTGTTGGTTGTGGGGGCTCAAGCCCTGTTTATAGGTTTGGGGGAACCGGCATCTAAATGGTACCTGTTGTTTGGCTTGGGCATCCTGCTGCTGCCCATTGGATTTTATGTCGGCTTCTTTTTTATCTCCGTCATCATTCAACATTTCCGGAAAGTGCTGGGCTCTCTGGTGGTTGGTGTTACCACTGCCGTTTTGCCCTTTTTTATTTACTATCTCATCAAAGGTCAGCTTCAAATCAATGAAGTCCAAAATGGTATCTGGGCAGCTTTGTCGGGAATTACCACCATTCTGAGCACCATAGTCGCCTCTCAGTTCAGAGAAATTCTGGAAAGCGAGCCTAAAAAGGATTCTGATAAAAAGTAAACCTGAATAAAAATTAAATCCGGCCATTAATCCTTCCCTCCTCTTCTTTCATCCATTTTTTACCCGATTTTGGGAACGGGCATTGCACGACTTGAACAATTATGCTACTTTTTCAGAAAACAGCAAAGGCAATTTTCCGGTCAATCGCCTTTTCCTTGCTGATACTTGCTCCGTTTGGATGGTTGCAAGCCGATATTTTCCGGATTTTGGACGAAGACAAAGAAGCGCTTCAATGCCGGATTGACCTGATTCAACAAGCCGAGCGCGAAATTCTGCTATCTTACTACATTGTCAATGACGATGTATTGGGCAATGCCCTTTTTTATCTTTTAGTCGAAGCCAGCCAACAACGCGGGGTAAAAGTACACCTGTTGGTTGACGCTTTCCGGAGCCGGATTGCCAAGCCAACTATTGCCTACTTAGAAGAAAACGGCGTAACTGTGCAGGTTTTTAACCCCGGCAGGCTGTTTAAACCCAGAAGCATTACCCACCGCCTGCACGACAAAATTTTTATGACCGATGCCCGAAGTTTTATTACCGGAGGAAGAAACCTGAAACGCGATTATTACGAACTGGGCGAGACCTTTAACTTTACCGACCGGGATGTGTTGGTTCAGGGTGAAGCGGCTGTCAAAGAAGCACGCATTCATTTTTTCAGTATCTGGAATAACCGGAAATTGTCATTCATACGAAAAACAAAAAAACTAACCGAAAAACAACGCATACAAGTCAGACAACAATT
This is a stretch of genomic DNA from Sphingobacteriales bacterium. It encodes these proteins:
- a CDS encoding ester cyclase, producing the protein MKNGFSVVSDYFAAIDSANVNFADNFSHDFEFMPALSPVPLDKNGWAEIVVAIKTGFPDGHHELSDFIADENKVAVKGAFIGTNTGSMMGNPATGNKVVLPFISLFELNEEGKIKSIMAMFDNKSFESQLMAGIDPRAAAEAIVKGIMDASDTADVEQLVSYFTPDAKHHFCGVTSGNNELKMRVAGFKAAFPDIKRNLEVLSFSDNIISCKGFATGTNTGMFMGQPATGNKMKLSVMGAYKFNSEGKISESWVEMDTASMVNQLKGNAILTEMSTN
- a CDS encoding cupin domain-containing protein, translated to MKNKFDISKQELEKLLAFDGHPTDISEAEAAEKALLGLAAGYELIPPLPLKNKVLDKLRQLKQQTNARTTLDINNLPLLSATSNWLDWKELVKDINPPDDFEDLYLHTLELNNTRELSVVWVREYVPEEVHEDLLESFLILEGGCECEITNSEGDTRTVRLSEGDFITMQIGETHNIRITSQQPTKAILQWLKVA
- a CDS encoding transposase; this encodes MVCRSFGAAFRNAPYSGFVFLCFSDSCGETEIISDGGRASRTDRGGQEADSGTEKEGISWQAAQCRRQMFGSWQEARQQNRPKQPNPTASFRAFTALLNKLLSCLPGINLTYMVADCAYASADYFSAVTKTGLHLITRLPVNAALVYAYSDPVAPKHRGRPKNTEKK
- a CDS encoding ATP-dependent Clp protease adaptor ClpS; this encodes MIRFATREWTKEDVDILLDTTIDGGCRLVVHNDEVNTFDWVIKALIEICRHTQEQAEQCTLIIHFKGRCVVKEGSEDELKPMREAIVERGIGATIEYD
- a CDS encoding nuclear transport factor 2 family protein; translation: MNNSIEQLVYDIHESFSNNDFEKTVSMVADDAVIEVYSLGATFRGKNEFIQFMQGFKGAFPDMRIHHKNVFSNGNNVVVEFNATATHTGNLHTPNGIIPSTGKSINLTVCEVQVWENGKVKSIHNYQDSGSLMLQLGVMG
- a CDS encoding RNA polymerase sigma factor, yielding MNPAIYTATHEDELINRLKERDEPAFAELYDHYSGILFGLIVRIVQDYVDAENLLQDSFVKIWLNIERYDPEKGCFATWLINVARNTAIDFTRSKYYSYKKINQNLEKIVSNDLVPKTKGIEIETIGLPDHLEKLSPQAKDIIQWMYFEGYTQQEISDIKGIPLGTVKSRTRLALKELREIYV
- a CDS encoding nuclear transport factor 2 family protein — protein: MKPFLSFVFFLILTTSIFSQSKNAKTVMDNYAAFGRGDIPAILATFAPDCVWIHPGNPDIIPFAGTFRGAEEIKEKFFGVIPTVVQLIEFVPSIVGEESNTVIASIHIKGKVLTTGKAYESTGEMRWTLNDAGLVTEHKAIVDVSSLEAAFTPN
- a CDS encoding nuclear transport factor 2 family protein, which gives rise to MSDNLKTVQEIYACFMQGDVPGILEKLADDVTFYNGADPKVAPFGGTFHGKDGVVQFFQGLGATSQTTFFEASNYREENGKVLNAVQHDGIITSTGKPFSVKALFTWSFNEKGEAIDWKGTGDFSSINNAFLN